The Petrocella atlantisensis genome has a window encoding:
- a CDS encoding glycosyltransferase: MTNVKDVVYLGAFPPPYGGVTIKNSMLYMELSKHKNVYIIELSKVKKINLHEIFKFLTALFFQKKIFIVGASGSWRKKITYLLYFFNRKSLKNSILIVMGGTSAKNISKDATYLKMVSNYKKVYVEADGMKNELVKVGLSNVSIFPNCRNEKNTKVKINYPDQNKMKCVYFSLISKEKGADIIFETVKILAKKNIQFEVDFFGAIEKSYQEEFEQQTSLYNNINYCGIFKTDIADVYTKLNEYDLLLFPTRWKNEGVPGVLVESKIAALPAIVSDINFNAEIIHNGIDGIVLKHNNPAEMAVAIERLYNDKDYLFKLKKNAYESRSKYLLENYIDEIVNELVYQS, encoded by the coding sequence ATGACTAATGTAAAAGATGTTGTGTACTTAGGTGCATTTCCACCTCCTTATGGTGGTGTCACAATTAAAAATAGTATGCTTTATATGGAACTAAGTAAACATAAAAATGTGTATATAATTGAGTTGTCAAAAGTCAAAAAAATAAATTTGCACGAGATATTTAAATTTTTAACTGCGTTATTCTTTCAAAAAAAAATATTTATAGTAGGCGCTTCAGGATCTTGGAGAAAAAAAATCACCTATCTATTATACTTTTTTAATAGAAAATCACTAAAAAACTCTATCTTGATTGTCATGGGTGGGACAAGTGCAAAAAATATTTCTAAAGATGCCACATATCTTAAAATGGTTTCAAACTACAAGAAAGTCTATGTGGAAGCTGATGGGATGAAGAATGAGTTAGTAAAAGTCGGATTAAGTAATGTAAGTATTTTTCCTAATTGTAGAAATGAGAAAAATACCAAGGTAAAAATTAACTATCCGGATCAAAACAAAATGAAATGTGTATATTTTTCGTTGATATCGAAAGAAAAAGGAGCAGATATTATTTTTGAAACTGTCAAGATATTAGCGAAAAAAAATATTCAATTTGAAGTTGATTTCTTTGGAGCTATTGAAAAATCGTATCAAGAAGAATTTGAACAACAGACCAGTTTATATAATAATATAAATTATTGTGGAATTTTTAAGACGGATATAGCTGATGTTTACACAAAATTGAATGAGTATGATTTATTGTTGTTTCCAACTAGATGGAAAAATGAAGGTGTTCCTGGAGTCTTGGTTGAGTCGAAGATTGCTGCATTGCCAGCGATTGTTAGTGATATTAACTTCAACGCGGAAATCATTCATAACGGCATAGATGGTATCGTTTTAAAACACAATAATCCGGCTGAAATGGCGGTAGCAATAGAGCGTTTATATAATGATAAAGACTATTTATTTAAACTGAAAAAGAATGCATATGAATCAAGGTCAAAATATCTACTTGAAAACTATATTGATGAAATTGTCAATGAACTTGTTTACCAAAGTTAA
- a CDS encoding ribulose-phosphate 3-epimerase, with translation MSRFNKKISPSIMCGDWLNIEKMIYQLEAAKADWIHVDIMDGHYVPNITFGIDMVNQIRRMVDIPLDVHMMAYHPEKFFDRFELDQRDIITVHYEGIENLDQIISMLKKKKVKIGIALKPETDPCVLLPYLNDIYMVLLMMNQPGGYGKSMEAGMIDKIRDTKALIERSGKKVLIEVDGSVSFVLAGEEWSFESI, from the coding sequence ATGAGTAGATTTAATAAAAAGATATCGCCATCCATTATGTGTGGGGATTGGTTGAATATTGAAAAAATGATATATCAATTGGAAGCTGCAAAAGCAGATTGGATTCATGTTGACATTATGGACGGACATTATGTACCGAATATTACATTTGGCATAGATATGGTGAACCAAATCAGACGGATGGTAGACATACCTCTTGATGTTCATATGATGGCTTATCATCCAGAGAAGTTCTTTGATCGATTTGAATTGGATCAAAGGGATATTATAACAGTACACTATGAAGGCATTGAGAATCTGGACCAGATTATTAGCATGCTCAAAAAGAAAAAAGTCAAGATTGGCATTGCTCTAAAACCTGAAACAGATCCTTGTGTCCTTTTACCTTATTTAAATGATATATATATGGTATTACTTATGATGAATCAACCGGGCGGTTATGGCAAGTCTATGGAAGCCGGGATGATAGATAAGATTCGAGATACCAAGGCACTCATAGAAAGAAGTGGTAAAAAAGTATTAATAGAAGTGGATGGCAGTGTAAGCTTTGTTCTTGCAGGTGAGGAGTGGTCATTTGAAAGTATTTAA
- a CDS encoding phenylacetate--CoA ligase family protein, with protein sequence MSPFDKIYAKSPIFIQEIGVSIFAFKRELKRSGITYKKYLKFLMKSYYWDESVIEEYQLNQTKEIIEWCQKHSLYYKKVLSEVNASSLVLSDMKNIPILKKEDLRNHFNEILTSQKNINLFFTSGTSGAVLKTALSNNEWAKEYAFIWRQRKLAGINRSDKLATFGGRNIVAVGERKIFWRRNYINNQLLFSAYHMNEENLSSYIKKYNEWKPDYVQGFPSSIHILAKYAFDNSLSLHKPKAIFTSSETLLLHQKQVIESVFKVEIYDYYGSTERAGIITQCTEGNYHVNIESGLLEVVDGRFYWTSFLNKTTPMIRYDIGDTGDYKILNKRCECGTCFPIINQLSGRVGDYIITKDGRELGRLSHMFKDNMNIKEVQIVQDIIGEITIRIVPDKYFDLKHAESKIINAFRARIGNTLDIKIEICQHISKTKNGKFKFVISNIETGVKK encoded by the coding sequence ATGAGTCCTTTTGATAAAATATATGCTAAATCACCTATATTTATTCAGGAAATAGGCGTGAGTATTTTTGCTTTCAAAAGAGAATTAAAAAGATCTGGAATTACTTATAAAAAATATTTGAAATTTTTGATGAAGTCTTATTATTGGGATGAAAGTGTTATTGAGGAATATCAGTTAAATCAAACAAAAGAAATTATAGAGTGGTGTCAGAAGCATTCTTTGTACTATAAGAAGGTATTATCGGAGGTGAATGCATCTTCTTTAGTATTATCAGATATGAAGAATATTCCTATTTTGAAAAAAGAGGATTTAAGAAATCATTTTAATGAAATATTAACATCACAAAAAAATATTAATCTGTTTTTCACGAGTGGTACGAGTGGTGCAGTCTTAAAAACTGCTCTGTCAAATAATGAATGGGCTAAAGAGTATGCGTTTATTTGGAGACAACGGAAATTAGCTGGAATTAATAGATCTGATAAGCTTGCAACATTTGGAGGAAGGAATATTGTAGCCGTTGGCGAAAGAAAAATATTTTGGAGAAGGAATTATATAAATAATCAATTGTTATTTTCTGCATACCATATGAATGAGGAGAATTTAAGTAGCTATATCAAGAAATATAATGAATGGAAACCTGATTATGTTCAAGGTTTTCCATCATCAATTCATATTTTAGCAAAATACGCATTTGATAATAGCCTTTCTTTGCATAAACCAAAAGCAATATTCACTTCATCGGAAACTTTGCTACTTCATCAAAAGCAGGTTATTGAATCTGTATTTAAGGTTGAAATATATGATTACTATGGGAGTACAGAAAGAGCAGGTATAATTACACAATGTACTGAAGGTAATTATCATGTAAATATTGAATCTGGACTTTTAGAGGTTGTTGATGGTAGATTTTACTGGACAAGCTTCTTAAACAAAACAACACCGATGATCAGATATGATATTGGAGATACTGGAGACTACAAAATATTAAATAAAAGATGTGAATGTGGGACGTGTTTTCCTATTATCAATCAATTAAGTGGTCGTGTTGGAGACTATATTATTACAAAGGATGGTAGAGAACTTGGAAGACTAAGTCATATGTTTAAAGATAATATGAATATTAAAGAAGTGCAAATAGTTCAGGATATAATTGGAGAAATCACTATTAGAATTGTTCCGGATAAATATTTTGACCTAAAACATGCAGAATCTAAAATAATAAATGCATTTAGAGCGCGAATAGGTAATACTTTAGACATTAAAATAGAGATTTGTCAACACATAAGTAAGACGAAAAATGGAAAATTTAAATTTGTTATATCAAATATAGAAACGGGCGTGAAGAAATGA
- a CDS encoding alginate lyase family protein yields the protein MIKSIRSILTEYGIVWTINRLLYAGKLKMMAILPATEEFFEKKVFVKRVDMFDFDLPSISAFLSHLDEAEKADVITKADEGIEGIMTGFSSIKLDYGQPILWHMNPLTGVTGPSDIKWYKIPDFDQSLGDIKVVWEASRLTHFLYFARAYMLTGDAKYYKTFSMQLKDWLKHNPYGYGANFKCGQEASLRMVNVLMAYSVFSGYDLTDQTDEDAVKLLVEGSYKKVLSNFFYAHKCIKNNHTFTEILGMIVGAWCCEDFRRVRKGYTLMDKEIENQFMSDGGFSQYSFNYHRFTLQIVECLYKVSHKTGLSIAQSELIKKSVLQLFQVQTEDGDLPNYGSNDGALIFPLTTCGYRDYRPVLGTIYGLIEGKRLYDYGPYDEEMLWFIGEMHMPVARVYRVPSNFMASGFFTLRHKDGFVMTYAQDYKTRPAHMDQLHIELWHKGINIFCDAGTYSYASDLGKYLASTAGHNTAVIPDLDQMNKKGAFMVMNWTKREKMIYNHKQIQGTIVSQNGYRHTRIIKHAEFGYKLIDKVKVKADRQTCTFLFHTPCDVQVDDGGFGLVMAGETIAFVSTEGKIHVEESYRSLYYLRKETIRCVVVTLPFVNKMCLAFFDIRL from the coding sequence ATGATAAAATCAATACGTTCCATACTAACTGAATATGGCATTGTGTGGACAATCAACCGATTGTTGTATGCCGGAAAATTAAAAATGATGGCAATCCTACCGGCTACAGAAGAATTCTTTGAGAAAAAGGTGTTTGTGAAAAGGGTGGATATGTTTGACTTTGATTTGCCAAGCATCAGCGCCTTTTTGAGTCACTTAGATGAGGCAGAAAAAGCAGATGTGATAACCAAGGCGGATGAAGGCATAGAAGGTATTATGACCGGTTTTTCTTCAATTAAGCTTGATTACGGTCAACCCATACTTTGGCATATGAACCCTTTGACGGGTGTGACGGGGCCCTCAGATATCAAATGGTATAAAATCCCTGATTTTGATCAAAGTCTTGGGGACATCAAAGTGGTTTGGGAAGCTTCCAGGTTGACACATTTTTTGTATTTTGCCAGAGCCTATATGTTGACAGGAGATGCTAAGTATTATAAGACCTTTTCTATGCAACTGAAGGACTGGCTGAAGCATAATCCATATGGCTATGGCGCCAATTTTAAATGCGGACAAGAAGCTTCATTGCGTATGGTGAATGTTCTCATGGCTTACAGCGTTTTCTCGGGCTACGATCTAACAGATCAGACAGATGAGGATGCGGTTAAGTTATTGGTTGAAGGAAGCTATAAAAAAGTGTTATCGAATTTCTTCTATGCCCATAAATGCATTAAAAACAACCACACCTTTACAGAAATACTGGGTATGATTGTTGGTGCATGGTGTTGTGAAGACTTTAGACGGGTGAGGAAAGGCTATACTTTGATGGACAAAGAGATTGAAAATCAATTTATGTCCGATGGTGGCTTTAGTCAATATTCTTTCAATTACCATCGGTTTACCCTTCAGATTGTTGAATGTCTCTATAAAGTGAGTCATAAAACGGGTCTGAGTATAGCACAGTCGGAATTGATTAAGAAAAGTGTTTTACAATTGTTTCAGGTTCAGACAGAAGATGGAGACTTACCGAATTATGGTTCCAATGATGGTGCCCTGATTTTCCCCCTTACCACCTGTGGCTATCGAGATTATAGACCGGTTCTAGGCACCATATATGGGCTGATTGAAGGAAAAAGATTGTATGATTATGGTCCATATGATGAAGAAATGCTCTGGTTTATAGGTGAAATGCATATGCCGGTTGCTCGGGTATACCGTGTTCCTTCTAACTTTATGGCGTCCGGCTTCTTCACGCTGAGACACAAAGATGGGTTCGTTATGACCTATGCCCAAGATTATAAAACCAGACCTGCCCATATGGATCAGTTGCACATAGAGTTATGGCATAAGGGCATTAATATTTTTTGTGATGCAGGCACGTATTCTTATGCCAGTGATCTTGGTAAGTACTTGGCATCTACAGCCGGTCATAATACAGCTGTGATTCCGGATCTGGATCAGATGAACAAAAAAGGTGCTTTTATGGTTATGAATTGGACCAAGAGAGAAAAAATGATTTATAATCATAAACAAATACAAGGCACGATAGTATCACAAAATGGTTACCGACACACCAGAATCATTAAGCATGCCGAATTTGGCTATAAACTAATAGACAAGGTAAAGGTAAAGGCAGATCGACAAACATGTACTTTTCTTTTTCATACACCCTGTGATGTTCAAGTAGATGACGGTGGTTTTGGACTTGTGATGGCGGGAGAGACGATTGCCTTTGTATCAACAGAAGGTAAGATACATGTGGAAGAAAGTTATAGAAGCTTGTACTATCTTCGCAAAGAAACCATACGTTGTGTTGTAGTCACCCTTCCATTTGTTAACAAGATGTGCTTGGCATTTTTTGATATACGATTATAG
- a CDS encoding sugar transferase, with protein sequence MKVFKVKSLVFVTAMGDLLLFLGSYALIIKVAEWLLGYNQAMEDHLWLYVPLGGLIVLVLMLTFDMYRNIFYRQISDIILSIVLIVVSNTIIGLFIVGFLEVFRLPLWIILSAGLFQLVTISLWRVITWYVRKTMHSKQSIMIIGDLDQAKSYTMKILEEQGHLFNIRYIYDYENGIENAFELMGTVDHVLLCSGVQSKHSEEIFIYCMRHNKNVFMIPDIFSINLNKANFIQVEDVPIFNLSRFGLTNEQKFVKRVFDIVVASIGFLLALPILIIVSVIIKLTDSGPVFFKQERLTAGNKKFHVFKFRTMVLNAEEMTGPVLATAKDPRITKIGHFLRSTRLDEIPQLINVLNGTMSIVGPRPERDFFVKQFVETTPSFEYRTAVKAGITGLAQVLGKYTTSFEDKLRYDLMYIKNYTFLLDIKIIIKTLKVILTKEASAGSDEDIDFDAYLKKKALNRVMTSYGCIITSLNSSVVETETNSKKAVSLGDDRVS encoded by the coding sequence TTGAAAGTATTTAAAGTTAAGAGTTTGGTTTTTGTAACTGCTATGGGCGATTTACTCTTATTTTTAGGCAGTTACGCATTGATTATTAAGGTCGCAGAATGGCTTTTAGGGTATAATCAAGCCATGGAAGACCATTTATGGTTATATGTACCGCTTGGCGGCTTAATTGTATTGGTTTTGATGTTGACCTTTGATATGTACCGTAATATATTTTATAGACAAATATCGGATATTATATTATCCATTGTTTTGATTGTCGTAAGTAACACAATCATCGGATTATTCATCGTAGGTTTTTTAGAGGTTTTTAGACTGCCTTTATGGATTATTCTATCTGCCGGTCTGTTCCAATTAGTGACCATCTCATTGTGGCGGGTGATTACATGGTATGTAAGAAAAACCATGCATAGCAAACAGAGCATTATGATTATTGGTGATCTGGACCAAGCTAAGTCATATACAATGAAGATTCTTGAGGAACAGGGGCATTTGTTTAACATTCGCTATATCTATGATTATGAAAATGGTATCGAGAATGCCTTTGAACTTATGGGAACGGTGGACCATGTTTTATTATGTAGTGGTGTCCAGAGTAAACATAGTGAAGAGATTTTCATATACTGCATGAGACATAATAAGAATGTCTTCATGATTCCGGATATTTTCTCCATTAACTTGAATAAGGCGAACTTTATTCAAGTCGAGGACGTACCGATTTTCAATTTAAGCCGTTTTGGCTTAACAAATGAGCAAAAGTTTGTTAAACGTGTCTTTGATATTGTTGTGGCCAGTATAGGCTTTTTGTTGGCATTACCAATACTCATTATTGTAAGTGTTATTATTAAGCTGACAGATTCAGGGCCGGTTTTCTTTAAGCAGGAACGTTTGACTGCCGGCAATAAGAAATTCCACGTCTTCAAATTCAGGACCATGGTCCTGAATGCGGAAGAGATGACAGGACCGGTACTGGCAACGGCTAAAGACCCAAGAATTACAAAAATCGGTCACTTTCTGCGTTCAACACGATTGGATGAGATACCTCAATTGATCAATGTGTTAAACGGAACCATGAGCATCGTTGGTCCAAGACCGGAGCGGGATTTTTTCGTAAAACAATTTGTAGAAACAACACCTTCATTTGAGTATCGTACAGCGGTCAAAGCCGGTATAACAGGTCTGGCACAAGTGCTTGGCAAATACACCACCTCCTTTGAGGACAAGTTAAGGTACGATCTTATGTACATTAAGAATTATACATTTCTTCTGGATATTAAGATTATCATTAAGACACTGAAGGTTATATTAACAAAAGAAGCTTCAGCCGGCTCGGATGAAGATATAGATTTTGATGCTTATTTGAAAAAGAAGGCTTTAAACAGAGTTATGACATCTTATGGTTGCATCATTACCTCCTTAAATAGCAGTGTTGTGGAGACAGAAACCAACAGTAAAAAAGCGGTTAGCTTAGGGGACGATAGGGTATCATAA
- a CDS encoding IspD/TarI family cytidylyltransferase has translation MTTCILLAGGNGTRTGINCPKQFLEIQGKPIFSYCLQTLELIEEVDVIVMVVLETWESYVWEWIQKLGLKKCKYIVHGGKSRQHSIYNGLIKARAYMADEDVVMVHDAARPLINPEVVRKTITKARETGAAIPVIKENDALYMSADDISVEQTLSKSGLYRGQTPVCIRFGDYYNLHISARDEDLIKAKGSCSLLFLNDIKVTMVEGDEKTYKITTKKDVEMFIGYLSLLHEDYSWIDK, from the coding sequence ATGACGACATGTATTTTACTTGCAGGTGGTAATGGCACACGTACAGGTATTAATTGTCCCAAACAGTTTTTAGAGATTCAAGGTAAGCCAATTTTTTCTTATTGCTTACAGACACTTGAGCTTATAGAAGAAGTGGATGTGATCGTCATGGTGGTCCTTGAAACTTGGGAATCTTATGTTTGGGAATGGATTCAGAAGCTTGGTCTTAAGAAGTGCAAGTATATTGTTCATGGCGGTAAATCCAGACAACATTCAATCTACAACGGACTGATTAAAGCTCGGGCGTATATGGCAGATGAGGATGTCGTTATGGTTCATGATGCAGCAAGACCTCTTATTAATCCTGAGGTAGTTCGAAAGACGATAACAAAAGCCAGAGAAACCGGAGCTGCGATACCGGTCATTAAAGAAAATGATGCCTTATACATGAGTGCGGATGATATAAGTGTAGAACAGACTTTATCTAAATCAGGTTTGTACAGAGGGCAAACACCGGTTTGTATTCGGTTTGGTGATTACTACAATTTACATATTTCTGCCAGAGATGAAGATTTAATCAAAGCAAAAGGTAGCTGCTCTTTGTTGTTTCTAAACGATATAAAAGTGACCATGGTTGAAGGCGACGAAAAGACGTATAAGATTACAACAAAAAAAGATGTGGAGATGTTTATTGGCTATTTGAGTTTATTACACGAAGATTATTCCTGGATTGACAAATAA
- a CDS encoding IspD/TarI family cytidylyltransferase, with translation MNVALIFAGGKGLRMENAERPKQFIEVEGREVIIHTLLCFEQHEEMDAIAVVCLEEWQDHLRNLIEIEGIKKVKWIVSGGETGQESIYKGLEAIYEDCENPKKSIVLVSDGVRPYVTNEAITNNLACVKEHGTSVTVAHVAEGIVEIDDHGMINRLPIRSRCMFAKAPQGFIVEELMAAHKKAIADNMTHFINSAELMNHYEHPLYVVVDSIDNLKITTQTDLFTFGEIIRRQEEAEA, from the coding sequence ATGAATGTAGCACTTATTTTTGCAGGTGGTAAAGGTCTTAGGATGGAGAATGCCGAAAGACCAAAGCAGTTTATTGAAGTTGAAGGTAGGGAAGTTATTATCCACACTTTATTGTGTTTTGAACAGCACGAAGAGATGGATGCTATTGCAGTAGTTTGCTTGGAAGAATGGCAAGATCATTTACGTAATCTGATAGAGATAGAAGGCATTAAAAAAGTGAAATGGATTGTTTCTGGTGGTGAGACAGGTCAGGAATCCATTTATAAAGGCCTAGAGGCCATCTATGAAGATTGTGAAAATCCTAAAAAGTCCATCGTACTTGTAAGTGATGGTGTTAGACCCTATGTTACCAATGAGGCGATTACCAATAATCTGGCATGCGTTAAAGAACATGGCACATCTGTAACGGTGGCCCATGTAGCGGAAGGCATCGTTGAAATCGATGATCATGGCATGATTAACCGGTTGCCTATAAGAAGCAGATGTATGTTTGCAAAAGCGCCTCAAGGATTTATTGTTGAAGAGCTGATGGCAGCGCACAAGAAAGCCATCGCTGATAATATGACACACTTTATTAACTCGGCTGAACTTATGAACCACTATGAACACCCACTGTATGTGGTAGTGGATTCTATTGATAATCTAAAAATAACGACGCAAACAGATCTTTTTACTTTTGGCGAGATTATCCGCAGACAAGAAGAGGCAGAAGCATAG
- a CDS encoding lasso peptide biosynthesis B2 protein, which translates to MVKIKKLLLFIIIAILTSFGHIAIKLVPFKTLMRIMTNVDEVEAGPLSKQQAYRLKSVALTLRRVHRHVFWRVKCYEQALVALFFARFLGINMMIYFGLTKGEDGELLAHTWTEAGDMYITGGDNAHLFSVVYKRGYRKNRNRIGYSLGDTRVKGT; encoded by the coding sequence ATGGTAAAAATAAAAAAATTACTGTTGTTTATTATAATTGCTATCTTGACAAGCTTCGGGCACATTGCGATTAAGCTTGTGCCCTTTAAGACTTTAATGCGTATAATGACAAATGTTGATGAGGTTGAGGCCGGTCCCTTGTCAAAGCAACAGGCTTACAGATTAAAATCAGTGGCTTTGACTTTAAGACGGGTACATAGACATGTTTTTTGGCGTGTGAAATGTTATGAGCAAGCGTTGGTTGCCTTATTTTTTGCCAGATTTTTGGGTATTAACATGATGATTTACTTTGGTCTCACAAAAGGCGAAGATGGTGAGCTTCTGGCTCATACATGGACAGAAGCGGGGGACATGTATATCACCGGTGGCGACAATGCCCATTTATTTTCTGTTGTCTATAAAAGAGGCTATAGGAAAAATAGAAACAGAATAGGTTACAGTCTAGGTGATACCAGAGTGAAAGGCACATAG
- a CDS encoding glycosyltransferase family 4 protein, which translates to MTDHTDKKIWILHHTATPPSLNGFTRPYDFALNLQPLGYEVEVFAASHLHYANYNLIDDRRLFLTKKEKGVGFTFVKTLSSSDNGIKRIMNMLDYYRNVLKVIKRMSKQGNKPNLIIASSPHPLAMLAGIKASKKLKVPCICEVRDFWPEVFFIGGRLKEKSLIGRLLVKGEYWIYKHADAMIFLKEGDYTYLTDKKWDIEQGGQVDLKKCHYINNGVDLKAFDRRMKEDIIDDPDLEGDHFKVIYAGAIRPVNNVDNILDAAEHLLDHKAIRFYIYGDGNQLDRLKKRAVDEGLTNVVFKGYIEKQYIPYVLSKASVNILNYSQSMYNWSRGNSSNKLFEYMASGKPIISTVKMGYSLIDRYDCGLSLDEDRPENLAKAVLQLYELPKEAYDQMGHNGRMGVRDFDYKALTNKLVSVIESL; encoded by the coding sequence ATGACCGATCATACAGATAAAAAGATATGGATTTTGCACCATACTGCAACACCACCAAGTTTAAATGGATTTACAAGACCTTATGATTTTGCTCTGAACCTTCAACCTCTCGGTTATGAGGTTGAAGTGTTTGCGGCTTCACATTTGCATTACGCTAACTATAACTTGATTGATGACCGCCGATTGTTTTTGACTAAAAAAGAAAAAGGTGTTGGTTTTACATTTGTTAAAACCTTATCCTCTTCCGACAATGGTATCAAGCGTATTATGAATATGTTGGATTATTATAGAAATGTTCTTAAAGTCATCAAACGTATGTCAAAACAAGGTAATAAGCCGAATCTGATTATTGCTTCATCGCCGCATCCCTTAGCCATGCTCGCCGGTATAAAAGCTTCTAAGAAGCTTAAAGTGCCCTGCATATGTGAGGTTAGGGATTTTTGGCCTGAAGTTTTTTTTATTGGTGGAAGACTGAAAGAAAAAAGTCTGATAGGTCGGCTGTTGGTTAAGGGTGAATACTGGATTTACAAACATGCAGACGCCATGATTTTTCTTAAAGAAGGGGACTATACCTATCTGACAGATAAAAAATGGGATATAGAACAAGGCGGTCAGGTGGATCTTAAGAAATGCCATTATATTAATAATGGTGTGGATTTAAAGGCTTTTGACCGGAGAATGAAGGAAGACATCATCGATGATCCGGACCTTGAAGGTGACCATTTTAAGGTCATCTATGCAGGTGCCATAAGACCCGTTAACAACGTGGATAATATACTGGATGCGGCTGAGCATCTATTAGATCATAAGGCAATCCGGTTCTATATCTATGGTGACGGCAATCAATTAGATAGACTGAAAAAAAGAGCCGTCGATGAAGGCTTAACCAATGTTGTCTTCAAAGGTTATATTGAAAAACAGTACATTCCTTATGTCCTGAGTAAGGCTTCTGTTAATATTCTTAACTATTCACAAAGCATGTATAATTGGTCAAGAGGGAACAGCTCCAATAAGCTTTTTGAATATATGGCTTCAGGCAAACCCATAATATCCACTGTTAAGATGGGGTATTCTCTGATTGACCGGTATGATTGTGGTCTGTCCTTAGATGAGGATCGACCTGAAAATCTTGCTAAGGCTGTCCTGCAATTGTATGAACTGCCAAAAGAAGCCTATGACCAAATGGGCCATAACGGAAGAATGGGTGTCCGTGATTTTGATTATAAGGCGTTAACAAATAAACTGGTTTCTGTGATTGAGAGTTTATAA